From a region of the Brassica napus cultivar Da-Ae chromosome A2 unlocalized genomic scaffold, Da-Ae chrA02_Random_11, whole genome shotgun sequence genome:
- the LOC125593944 gene encoding probable LRR receptor-like serine/threonine-protein kinase At5g10290: protein MFTFQKMALTLTVLILACLLSLVSPDAQGDALFALRMSLRALPNQLSDWNQNQVNPCTWSQVICDDKNFVTSLTLSDMNFNGTLSSRIGILGTLKTLTLKGNGIAGGIPEEFGNLTSLTSLDLEDNELSGFIPSTLGNLKKLQFLTLSRNNLNGTIPVSLTGLPNLINLLLDSNHLSGQIPQTLFEIPKYNFTGNNLNCGVGQPHSCVSEVARSGDSSKPKTGIIAGVVAGVTVILFGILVFLFCRDRHKGYKRDVFVDVAGEVDRRIAFGQLKRFAWRELQLATDNFSEKNVLGQGGFGKVYKGVLPDNTKVAVKRLTDFESPGGDAAFQREVEMISVAVHKNLLRLIGFCTTQTERLLVYPFMQNLSLAHRLREIKAGDPVLDWETRKRIALGAARGFEYLHEHCNPKIIHRDVKAANVLLDEDFEAVVGDFGLAKLVDVRRTNVTTQVRGTMGHIAPEYLSTGKSSERTDVFGYGIMLLELVTGQRAIDFSRLEEEDDVLLLDHVKKLEREKRLGAIVDKNLDGDYVKEEVEMMIQVALLCTQGSPEDRPVMSEVVRMLEGEGLAERWEEWQNVEVTRRHEFERMQRRFDWGEDSMNNQDAIELSGGR from the exons ATGTTCACTTTCCAGAAGATGGCTTTGACTTTAACCGTTTTGATTCTCGCCTGCTTATTGTCATTAGTCTCACCAGACGCTCAAG GGGATGCGTTATTTGCGCTGAGGATGTCCTTACGCGCATTGCCTAATCAGCTTAGTGACTGGAACCAGAACCAAGTGAACCCTTGCACTTGGTCTCAAGTCATTTGCGATGACAAAAACTTTGTCACTTCTCT TACCTTGTCAGACATGAACTTCAATGGAACTTTATCTTCAAGAATAGGAATCCTCGGAACACTCAAGACTCT TACGTTGAAGGGGAATGGAATAGCGGGTGGAATACCGGAAGAGTTTGGAAACTTGACTAGCTTGACTAGTTTGGATTTGGAGGATAATGAGCTGAGTGGGTTTATACCGTCCACTCTTGGTAATCTCAAGAAGCTTCAGTTCTT GACGTTGAGTAGGAATAATCTTAATGGGACTATCCCTGTGTCACTCACTGGTCTTCCAAACCTGATAAATCT TCTGCTTGATTCCAATCATCTCAGTGGCCAGATTCCTCAAACTCTATTTGAGATCCCAAAATACAA TTTCACAGGAAACAACTTGAATTGTGGTGTTGGTCAACCTCATTCTTGTGTATCTGAGGTTGCTCGTTCAG GTGATTCAAGCAAGCCAAAAACTGGCATTATTGCAGGAGTTGTTGCCGGAGTTACAGTCATACTCTTTGGAATCTTGGTGTTTTTGTTCTGCAGGGATAGGCATAAAGGATACAAACGTGACGTGTTCGTCGATGTTGCAG GTGAAGTGGACAGGAGAATAGCATTTGGACAGCTAAAAAGATTTGCATGGAGAGAGCTCCAACTAGCCACAGACAACTTCAGCGAAAAGAACGTGCTCGGCCAAGGCGGCTTCGGGAAAGTCTACAAAGGAGTGCTTCCAGACAACACCAAAGTCGCTGTCAAAAGACTCACAGACTTCGAATCTCCCGGTGGAGACGCTGCTTTCCAGCGAGAAGTCGAGATGATAAGCGTAGCCGTCCACAAGAACCTCCTCCGCCTCATAGGTTTCTGCACCACTCAAACGGAACGCCTCTTGGTTTACCCCTTCATGCAGAACCTCAGCCTCGCGCACCGTCTCAGAGAGATCAAGGCGGGGGACCCGGTTCTTGACTGGGAGACTAGGAAACGCATTGCGTTAGGAGCGGCGCGTGGGTTTGAGTATCTTCACGAGCATTGCAACCCTAAGATCATACATAGAGACGTGAAGGCTGCTAACGTGTTGCTGGATGAGGATTTTGAGGCCGTGGTTGGTGATTTTGGGTTGGCTAAGTTGGTTGATGTTAGGAGGACTAATGTGACTACTCAGGTTAGAGGAACAATGGGTCACATTGCTCCGGAGTATCTATCTACAGGGAAGTCATCGGAGAGGACCGATGTTTTCGGGTATGGGATCATGCTTCTTGAGCTTGTGACAGGACAAAGAGCTATAGATTTTTCACGtttggaggaagaagatgatgtcttGTTGCTTGACCAC GTGAAGAAGCTGGAAAGGGAGAAGAGGTTGGGAGCTATTGTGGATAAGAACTTGGATGGAGATTATGTGAAAGAAGAAGTGGAGATGATGATACAAGTGGCTTTGCTTTGTACGCAAGGCTCACCGGAAGATAGACCGGTGATGTCTGAAGTTGTGAGGATGCTGGAAGGAGAAGGTCTTGCGGAGAGGTGGGAAGAGTGGCAAAACGTGGAGGTCACGAGACGTCACGAGTTCGAGAGGATGCAGAGGAGGTTTGATTGGGGTGAGGATTCTATGAATAACCAAGATGCTATTGAACTATCAGGTGGGAGATGA